The Deltaproteobacteria bacterium genome includes the window TGACACGGAATCCAGTATTTTTAAGCAGTTATGGGCTCCCGCTTTCGCGGGAGTGACACGATATTTGACTTTTTGCGAGACTGTCAAAAATAGTTGCACAACACCGGAAGAATTGTTTTAATGGTGCCGTTTGCAACCTGCGGCCGGGGCTTCGGCATCCTCCCTGTCATGCATCCAGGGTGAAGACCAGCTTGCAATCACACCGGCAGTCCGCACGGCGAACCGGGTGTATTGGAAACGAGGAGTATCCGCTCTCCGGCCGGCCGATCGGTTCGAAGAGCGGGCATTTTACTATAGATTGTAGGGGTACCTTCGGGGGTCGATAATGAGCAGTGATGATTCAAAGCTGGTTGAACGTTCCATTAATACGATTCGTTTCCTCGCCGTCGACGCGATCCAAAAGGCCGATTCGGGCCATCCGGGACTGCCCATGGGCGGGGCGGCCATGGCGTATGTGCTCTGGATGCGTTATCTCCGGCACAATCCGGTCAATCCGGGATGGTTTGATCGGGACCGCTTCGTGCTGTCCGCCGGGCACGGCTCAATGCTCCTTTACGCGCTGCTGCACCTGACGGGATATGACCTCTCACTGGCCGATATAAGGAATTTCCGCCAGTGGGAGAGCAGGACCCCCGGTCATCCCGAATACGGGCTGACACCGGGTGTTGAGGTTACTACAGGTCCCTTGGGGCAGGGTATCAGCAACGCCGTCGGCATGGCCATCGCGGAAGCCTATCTCGGCGCCCGGTATAATGAGGCGGGGTATCCCCTGGTCGATCACCGCACCTATGTCATCGCCGGTGACGGAGACCTCATGGAGGGCGTTGCGGCTGAGGCCTGTTCCCTGGCGGGTCATCTCCGCCTGGGAAAACTGATCGTTCTTTACGATGATAACCGGATCTCTCTTGCCGGCTCGACAAGCCTTGCCTTTACGGAGGATGTGGAAAAGCGGTTTGCGGCTTACGGCTGGCAGGTCATTGCCGTCGAGGACGGAAACGATACGGAGGCTATTGACGCCGCTCTCGGCGAGGCCGGGAGAGAACGGGAGAAACCCTCTCTGATCCGTATCCGCACCGTGATCGGGTACGGTTCGCCCCGGAAGCAGGGGTCCTATACCTGTCACGGCTCTCCCCTGGGACCGGAAGAGGTGGCGGAGGCGAAAAGGAATTTGAAATGGCCGGCGGACAAGGAATTTTTCATCCCTGATGACGTGGCCGAACATATGAGAAGCTCCGTGGAAAAAGGCATTGAGGACGAGGCCGCCTGGGAGCGGCTCCATGCCGAATATGGAGCGAAATTCCCCGACGCGGCCGATGAATTCGACCGCATCATCACGGGGAAGCTCCCCCCCGGCTGGGATGCGAACCTTCCCCGTTTCGACGGTGATAAAAGCATCTCCACCCGGAAGGCCTCCGAAAGCGTCCTGCAGGCTCTCGCACCCCATATGCCCGAATTGATCGGCGGAACGGCCGATCTGAATCCCTCGACCCTGGCCTGGGTAAAAGGATGGGGTGATTTCCAGCCGCCGGAATGCATCGACCTGGACTGCCAGGGAACCACCGGCGGGGGATGGGATTACAGGGGGCGAAACATCCATTTCGGTGTCAGGGAACACGCCATGGGGGCGGCGGCGGCGGGACTGGCCCTCCACGGGGGAATCCTGCCCTTCACGGGGACATTCTTCACCTTCTCCGATTACATGCGTGCGGCCATGCGGTTGG containing:
- the tkt gene encoding transketolase encodes the protein MSSDDSKLVERSINTIRFLAVDAIQKADSGHPGLPMGGAAMAYVLWMRYLRHNPVNPGWFDRDRFVLSAGHGSMLLYALLHLTGYDLSLADIRNFRQWESRTPGHPEYGLTPGVEVTTGPLGQGISNAVGMAIAEAYLGARYNEAGYPLVDHRTYVIAGDGDLMEGVAAEACSLAGHLRLGKLIVLYDDNRISLAGSTSLAFTEDVEKRFAAYGWQVIAVEDGNDTEAIDAALGEAGREREKPSLIRIRTVIGYGSPRKQGSYTCHGSPLGPEEVAEAKRNLKWPADKEFFIPDDVAEHMRSSVEKGIEDEAAWERLHAEYGAKFPDAADEFDRIITGKLPPGWDANLPRFDGDKSISTRKASESVLQALAPHMPELIGGTADLNPSTLAWVKGWGDFQPPECIDLDCQGTTGGGWDYRGRNIHFGVREHAMGAAAAGLALHGGILPFTGTFFTFSDYMRAAMRLAALMALRVIYVFSHDSIGVGEDGPTHQPVEHLMSLRVIPGMTVIRPADGAETVEAWRYAVEKSTGPVALVLTRQNVPVFDRGVFAPAEGLQRGGYILWESSQGMPEVILIGTGSELAIAVEAGKEIAAGGTAVRVVSLPSWELFDRQTPDYREHVLPPAVKRRVAVEAGIVLGWEHYVGLDGAVVGMKDFGASAPGGILFKKFGITTEGVVETVRDLLKR